A DNA window from Drosophila biarmipes strain raj3 chromosome 2R, RU_DBia_V1.1, whole genome shotgun sequence contains the following coding sequences:
- the LOC108022581 gene encoding pre-mRNA cleavage complex 2 protein Pcf11 isoform X6 — protein sequence MDQLFQSYRDDERRIGEEYLSSLQDLNCNSKPLINMLTMLAEENINYAHIIVKVVEYYISQVAPEFKLPILYLIDSIVKNVKSSYVQLFGQCIVNIFLHAFESVQHSQSQLLEKVRERMYALRQTWNEVFPPSKMYALDVKVKQLDNNWPITAKQPAKKIHVNPAIHVNPDFLKPGMVPVMPVNPTLPSDMEEILQAKTRELLELKKRKLELELEQTKKHLEEQERQLNQATDAITGAPMIMPAPPAAAIRPPIMDPGLAMRNQRAPGAMPNMPVAPQQFANKPKVNPVNPAMLNSVRPRDPRLARQMQPQAAPARNDPRLEAKSSSSSQKSSRSRSKSPVRNSSSRSGKSGNSHHSSLSSRKRSESKSSTASSSSSGSDVRHKGGNSSSTNQSPAKRSGKHSSKEQSERYVRNGSPSGSSKRKSSSPSSSPSKSKRSASHKSSSSSSSRGKASSGRSRSRSPLFMDVDLRSKSPEPKATSLPPAAASKAPNDLEKPATAASSSSLVRQPSPSPSSLPSQGIVSDALQQSINKLLQVQGGSGVAEKRPADDLPPEIGDEEQPPQQKRSKSTKLDALFGSEDVDLRREIPAVKPGVIVVEDDSMDNCDVSKPTKKSASPPKKATLEELRAKLANSARIQNKQSKSDKGKDQAVSQRLKQLAELKVNDDSQEAHDEKMRTILSQAQEMYENHSMNQEQYKDLVQKVVAINENSKLKDARRRDDDLERNAARDAVLRKRIPKLKGNENHSSGSPRSDGSPRYEDQPTPAPEKAPIKRDKSKRDVKRRKPSKWGDQVDPTAAQRSAWQLPPNVNNNNNNINKRGGIQMPVQPQAAFRGMPWQQPPAMVMAQSAVPPPPQPPSMIGMPPVPPVTMTKAINSLDNPMADVVRSITIDGGSKEIRFYNQVAIIFMDGDQPHEIGFQQGQRVILIDHNEPLPLCFNDDYKPFQLDGQLHRIRFGFPSRELYIDEHWYEIYFGGPPVSLPIGNKMHVIKAEGPPPNVDIGRVRRDLVVGKINMIVDAHTIVPLFLDARQQTFQLGAEQHSLQFVDSFLYALLDGQLQKIEYGGLPKGMTLNGGRSCFIRFGTLPKGVIAGKTHVADMVYIKTEAPAEPPKPPPMIVKPPPVVEQPKPAPVAAIPPISLPAAAAALESLNINDLFQKLVSSGIIGGAAAAPAKPAVDSAPKEAATKSSEASPAPAAAAPAPAPAGPPLEPIKRIDLRKPETIKTRQAAVVATLYLGMQCSSCGVRFPPEQTIKYSQHLDWHFRQNRRERDSTRKVTSRRWFYDLNDWRQYEEIEDVEEREKNFLEAQGQPGGIEAFEELSQQRSLDSPVPTCAAGTDDVDHCCDMCHEKFEQFYNEELEEWHLRCAIRVEDKIYHPLCYEDFKASLNPPAEVKSDKDVDMNNTDDNAMDTLIKVEDDDDDEGTAKPPQPIVDDDDDDVIVLPNEEPSVTEIVDDDDEDEYVPGNVTRADMGNESQDKPESSSSETKEAEKEKLGEQPQSESANESDVEIQEPNIPFTDLDTYVEKEMDEATREALLNVKIKEEPKDEYEDDEDDGFEDVGTVVSLLPLPDDEISIHSSAETQTHTIGSSASPATIERPASVTSLSLPANDADEVEQQADAAAADTEAELNGEKQESTHNLSAVGPALPLASIVNKIKINITKNTSSNSHNSASNATTTDTQVSAISVIGGSGGAAAAGGGGASGGGEATQQQVNAIQTISTIPVLCGGNTFVPKIATSTTSSNAISSISVIGSSYGGSSSSSNNGGRSASSTASSSAAASLPAETASRKSPTPPPAAVEPDPEPVVELKPALRNATLKRTKKVHNGIETSGLCSIM from the exons ATGGATCAGCTATTTCAGAGCTACCGCGACGATGAGCGGAGGATAGGCGAGGAATACCTGTCCAGCCTGCAGGACCTCAACTGCAATAGCAAGCCGCTCATCAATATGCTCACCATGCTCGCCGAGGAGAACATAAACTACGCCCACATCATCGTCAAAGTGGTGGAATATTACATCAGCCAg GTGGCGCCCGAATTTAAATTGCCCATACTATATTTAATTGATTCGATAGTAAAGAATGTGAAAAGCAGCTACGTCCAATTGTTTGGGCAATGCATAGTCAACATATTCCTGCACGCCTTTGAGTCG GTTCAGCACTCACAGTCGCAGCTCTTGGAAAAGGTGAGGGAGCGCATGTATGCTCTGCGACAGACCTGGAACGAGGTCTTCCCGCCCTCCAAGATGTACGCCCTAGATGTGAAGGTGAAGCAGCTGGATAACAACTGGCCCATCACCGCCAAACAGCCAGCTAAAAAAATTCACGTCAATCCGGCCATTCATGTGAACCCTGACTTTCTGAAACCG GGTATGGTTCCTGTGATGCCCGTCAACCCCACACTGCCCAGCGACATGGAGGAGATACTGCAGGCCAAGACTCGCGAACTGTTGGAGCTCAAGAAGCGTAAACTAGAGCTTGAGCTAGAGCAAACCAAAAAGCATTTAGAGGAGCAGGAGCGTCAGCTAAACCAGGCCACTGACGCGATAACTGGGGCTCCGATGATCATGCCTGCCCCGCCAGCAGCTGCTATTCGTCCGCCCATCATGGATCCCGGCCTTGCAATGCGTAATCAACGGGCTCCTGGAGCAATGCCCAATATGCCAGTGGCACCGCAG CAATTTGCCAACAAGCCAAAGGTAAATCCAGTCAATCCGGCGATGTTGAACTCTGTACGCCCGCGAGATCCGCGACTAGCCCGTCAAATGCAGCCGCAGGCAGCTCCCGCACGCAACGACCCCCGCCTGGAGGCCAAGTCCAGCTCCTCCTCACAAAAATCTAGTCGATCGCGCAGCAAATCGCCTGTGCGCAACAGCAGTAGTCGCTCGGGAAAGAGTGGAAACTCCCATCACAGCAGCTTGTCGAGCCGCAAGCGCAGCGAGTCCAAGAGCTCCACAGCCTCCTCGTCCTCATCGGGCTCTGATGTGCGACACAAGGGCGGCAACAGCAGCTCCACTAACCAATCGCCGGCAAAGCGATCCGGCAAGCACTCATCTAAGGAGCAGTCGGAACGCTATGTGCGGAATGGCTCTCCATCGGGATCATCGAAGCGCAAGAGCAGCTCTCCGAGTAGCTCGCCCTCCAAGTCAAAGCGCAGCGCTTCCCACAAATCTTCGTCCTCATCTTCGTCGCGAGGCAAGGCATCTTCAGGGCGATCGCGCAGTCGATCTCCACTCTTCATGGACGTTGACCTGCGCAGCAAGTCACCAGAGCCCAAGGCGACATCTCtacctccagcagcagcatctaAAGCACCAAATGATTTAGAGAAAC cagccacagcagcatcatcatcatctctAGTCAGGCAGCCGTCGCCCAGTCCCTCGTCCCTTCCCTCGCAGGGTATTGTATCCGACGCCCTGCAGCAGTCGATCAACAAGTTGCTCCAGGTGCAAGGTGGCTCTGGTGTCGCCGAGAAGCGTCCCGCCGACGACCTGCCGCCTGAGATCGGCGACGAGGAGCAACCGCCGCAGCAGAAGCGCAGCAAGTCAACCAAACTGGATGC TCTCTTTGGCAGTGAAGATGTGGACTTGCGTCGCGAGATTCCAGCTGTGAAGCCAGGAGTAATCGTTGTGGAAGACGACTCCATGGATAACTGCGATGTCAGCAAG CCGACAAAGAAGTCTGCTTCGCCTCCAAAAAAGGCCACGTTGGAAGAACTGCGTGCCAAATTGGCAAATTCAGCTAGAATCCAAAATAAGCAGAGTAAGTCTG ATAAGGGAAAGGATCAGGCCGTCTCACAGCGCCTTAAGCAGCTCGCCGAGCTGAAAGTCAACGACGATTCCCAGGAAGCGCACGACGAGAAGATGCGCACGATTCTCAGCCAGGCCCAAGAGATGTACGAGAATCACAGCATGAATCAGGAGCAGTACAAGGATCTAGTGCAAAAAGTGGTGGCCATTAATGAGAACAGCAAGTTGAAGGATGCCCGACGACGAGACGATGATCTCGAGCGCAATGCGGCCAGGGATGCAGTGCTACGCAAGCGCATTCCCAAGCTGAAGGGCAACGAAAATCATTCCTCTGGCTCACCGCGTAGCGATGGTTCACCCCGCTACGAGGATCAGCCGACGCCCGCCCCTGAGAAAGCCCCAATCAAAAGGGATAAATCCAAGAGGGATGTAAAGCGTCGCAAGCCCAGCAAGTGGGGTGATCAAGTGGATCCGACTGCTGCCCAGCGCAGCGCTTGGCAATTACCACCCAATgtcaacaataataataataacatcaATAAGAGGGGCGGGATCCAAATGCCCGTTCAGCCCCAGGCTGCATTCCGTGGCATGCCTTGGCAACAGCCACCGGCCATGGTGATGGCCCAGTCTGCAGTTCCCCCGCCACCGCAACCGCCATCGATGATTGGTATGCCACCCGTGCCGCCCGTGACCATGACCAAGGCAATCAATTCCCTTGACAACCCCATGGCAGATGTGGTGCGCAGCATAACGATCGACGGAGGATCCAAGGAGATTCGCTTCTACAACCAGGTAGCCATCATCTTCATGGATGGCGATCAACCGCATGAAATTGGTTTCCAGCAGGGTCAGCGGGTCATCCTAATAGATCACAATGAACCACTACCGCTTTGCTTCAACGACGACTACAAGCCATTCCAGttggatggccagctgcaccGCATCCGCTTCGGCTTCCCGTCCCGCGAACTCTACATTGACGAGCACTGGTACGAGATCTACTTTGGTGGTCCCCCCGTGTCGCTGCCCATTGGAAACAAAATGCATGTCATCAAGGCAGAGGGTCCACCGCCCAACGTGGACATTGGTCGAGTGCGACGGGATCTTGTTGTAGGCAAGATCAATATGATTGTGGATGCGCACACTATTGTGCCGCTCTTCCTGGACGCCAGACAACAGACCTTCCAGCTGGGAGCGGAGCAACATTCGCTGCAATTTGTGGACAGTTTTCTATACGCTTTGCTCGATGGGCAGCTGCAGAAGATCGAATACGGTGGCCTTCCGAAGGGCATGACTCTAAATGGCGGTCGCAGCTGCTTCATTCGGTTTGGCACGTTGCCCAAGGGAGTCATAGCGGGCAAAACCCATGTGGCGGATATGGTGTACATTAAGACTGAAGCTCCGGCAGAGCCACCCAAGCCGCCTCCAATGATTGTGAAGCCACCGCCCGTGGTGGAGCAACCCAAACCGGCTCCTGTTGCTGCCATTCCTCCTATTTCGCTGccagcagccgccgctgcgCTGGAAAGCTTGAACATTAATGACTTGTTTCAAAAGCTTGTTTCCTCTGGAATAattggtggtgctgctgctgcgccggCTAAGCCAGCTGTAGATTCAGCACCCAAAGAAGCAGCTACGAAGTCCAGCGAAGCCTCACCTGcacctgcagcagctgctcctgctccagcgCCTGCTGGTCCCCCCTTGGAGCCCATCAAACGCATTGATCTCCGCAAGCCAGAGACCATCAAGACTCGCCAAGCGGCGGTCGTAGCCACGCTTTACCTGGGAATGCAGTGCAGCAGCTGTGGAGTACGCTTCCCACCAGAGCAAACCATAAAGTACAGCCAACACTTGGATTGGCACTTCCGCCAGAACAGGAGGGAGCGGGATTCCACTAGGAAGGTAACCTCCCGGCGATGGTTTTACGATCTCAATGATTGGCGGCAATACGAGGAAATCGAAGATGTGGAGGAGCGAGAAAAGAACTTCCTTGAGGCGCAGGGACAGCCTGGCGGTATTGAGGCCTTCGAGGAACTCTCTCAGCAACGGTCGCTGGATTCACCGGTGCCAACGTGCGCCGCTGGAACTGATGATGTGGATCACTGCTGCGATATGTGCCACGAGAAATTCGAGCAGTTCTACAACGAAGAGCTCGAGGAGTGGCATCTGCGATGCGCCATCCGTGTGGAGGACAAGATCTACCATCCACTGTGCTACGAGGACTTCAAGGCCTCGTTGAATCCCCCGGCGGAGGTGAAATCCGACAAGGATGTGGACATGAATAACACCGATGATAATGCCATGGATACGCTGATTAAAGTGGaagacgacgatgatgatgaag GTACAGCCAAACCACCGCAGCCAATTGTagatgacgatgacgacgatgTCATCGTGCTGCCCAATGAGGAGCCCAGTGTCACGGAGATcgtcgacgacgacgacgaggacgaaTATGTCCCGGGCAACGTGACACGAGCGGACATGGGCAACGAGTCCCAGGACAAGCCAGAGTCCAGTTCCTCCGAGACAAAGGAAGCGGAGAAAGAGAAGCTTGGTGAACAGCCCCAAAGCGAATCGGCCAACGAGTCGGATGTGGAAATCCAAGAGCCAAACATTCCCTTTACCGATCTGGACACCTATGTGGAGAAGGAGATGGATGAGGCCACCAGGGAGGCGCTGCTCAACGTGAAGATCAAGGAAGAGCCCAAGGACGAGTAtgaggacgacgaggacgatGGCTTCGAGGACGTGGGCACGGTGGTCTccctgctgccgctgcccgaCGACGAGATCTCCATACACAGCAGCG CAGAAACTCAAACACATACCATCGGCTCGTCGGCCTCGCCGGCCACCATTGAGCGGCCCGCATCGGTGACCTCGCTCTCCTTGCCCGCCAACGACGCGGACgaggtggagcagcaggcagatgccgccgccgccgataCGGAGGCGGAACTGAACGGAGAGAAGCAGGAGTCCACGCATAACCTGAGCGCAGTGGGTCCGGCGTTACCTTTGGCTAGCatagttaataaaataaagataaatatCACTAAGAATACGAGTAGTAATAGTCATAATAGTGCCTCCAACGCAACGACGACGGACACG
- the LOC108022581 gene encoding pre-mRNA cleavage complex 2 protein Pcf11 isoform X7, which yields MDQLFQSYRDDERRIGEEYLSSLQDLNCNSKPLINMLTMLAEENINYAHIIVKVVEYYISQVAPEFKLPILYLIDSIVKNVKSSYVQLFGQCIVNIFLHAFESVQHSQSQLLEKVRERMYALRQTWNEVFPPSKMYALDVKVKQLDNNWPITAKQPAKKIHVNPAIHVNPDFLKPGMVPVMPVNPTLPSDMEEILQAKTRELLELKKRKLELELEQTKKHLEEQERQLNQATDAITGAPMIMPAPPAAAIRPPIMDPGLAMRNQRAPGAMPNMPVAPQQFANKPKVNPVNPAMLNSVRPRDPRLARQMQPQAAPARNDPRLEAKSSSSSQKSSRSRSKSPVRNSSSRSGKSGNSHHSSLSSRKRSESKSSTASSSSSGSDVRHKGGNSSSTNQSPAKRSGKHSSKEQSERYVRNGSPSGSSKRKSSSPSSSPSKSKRSASHKSSSSSSSRGKASSGRSRSRSPLFMDVDLRSKSPEPKATSLPPAAASKAPNDLEKPTAASSSSLVRQPSPSPSSLPSQGIVSDALQQSINKLLQVQGGSGVAEKRPADDLPPEIGDEEQPPQQKRSKSTKLDALFGSEDVDLRREIPAVKPGVIVVEDDSMDNCDVSKPTKKSASPPKKATLEELRAKLANSARIQNKQSKSDKGKDQAVSQRLKQLAELKVNDDSQEAHDEKMRTILSQAQEMYENHSMNQEQYKDLVQKVVAINENSKLKDARRRDDDLERNAARDAVLRKRIPKLKGNENHSSGSPRSDGSPRYEDQPTPAPEKAPIKRDKSKRDVKRRKPSKWGDQVDPTAAQRSAWQLPPNVNNNNNNINKRGGIQMPVQPQAAFRGMPWQQPPAMVMAQSAVPPPPQPPSMIGMPPVPPVTMTKAINSLDNPMADVVRSITIDGGSKEIRFYNQVAIIFMDGDQPHEIGFQQGQRVILIDHNEPLPLCFNDDYKPFQLDGQLHRIRFGFPSRELYIDEHWYEIYFGGPPVSLPIGNKMHVIKAEGPPPNVDIGRVRRDLVVGKINMIVDAHTIVPLFLDARQQTFQLGAEQHSLQFVDSFLYALLDGQLQKIEYGGLPKGMTLNGGRSCFIRFGTLPKGVIAGKTHVADMVYIKTEAPAEPPKPPPMIVKPPPVVEQPKPAPVAAIPPISLPAAAAALESLNINDLFQKLVSSGIIGGAAAAPAKPAVDSAPKEAATKSSEASPAPAAAAPAPAPAGPPLEPIKRIDLRKPETIKTRQAAVVATLYLGMQCSSCGVRFPPEQTIKYSQHLDWHFRQNRRERDSTRKVTSRRWFYDLNDWRQYEEIEDVEEREKNFLEAQGQPGGIEAFEELSQQRSLDSPVPTCAAGTDDVDHCCDMCHEKFEQFYNEELEEWHLRCAIRVEDKIYHPLCYEDFKASLNPPAEVKSDKDVDMNNTDDNAMDTLIKVEDDDDDEGTAKPPQPIVDDDDDDVIVLPNEEPSVTEIVDDDDEDEYVPGNVTRADMGNESQDKPESSSSETKEAEKEKLGEQPQSESANESDVEIQEPNIPFTDLDTYVEKEMDEATREALLNVKIKEEPKDEYEDDEDDGFEDVGTVVSLLPLPDDEISIHSSAETQTHTIGSSASPATIERPASVTSLSLPANDADEVEQQADAAAADTEAELNGEKQESTHNLSAVGPALPLASIVNKIKINITKNTSSNSHNSASNATTTDTQVSAISVIGGSGGAAAAGGGGASGGGEATQQQVNAIQTISTIPVLCGGNTFVPKIATSTTSSNAISSISVIGSSYGGSSSSSNNGGRSASSTASSSAAASLPAETASRKSPTPPPAAVEPDPEPVVELKPALRNATLKRTKKVHNGIETSGLCSIM from the exons ATGGATCAGCTATTTCAGAGCTACCGCGACGATGAGCGGAGGATAGGCGAGGAATACCTGTCCAGCCTGCAGGACCTCAACTGCAATAGCAAGCCGCTCATCAATATGCTCACCATGCTCGCCGAGGAGAACATAAACTACGCCCACATCATCGTCAAAGTGGTGGAATATTACATCAGCCAg GTGGCGCCCGAATTTAAATTGCCCATACTATATTTAATTGATTCGATAGTAAAGAATGTGAAAAGCAGCTACGTCCAATTGTTTGGGCAATGCATAGTCAACATATTCCTGCACGCCTTTGAGTCG GTTCAGCACTCACAGTCGCAGCTCTTGGAAAAGGTGAGGGAGCGCATGTATGCTCTGCGACAGACCTGGAACGAGGTCTTCCCGCCCTCCAAGATGTACGCCCTAGATGTGAAGGTGAAGCAGCTGGATAACAACTGGCCCATCACCGCCAAACAGCCAGCTAAAAAAATTCACGTCAATCCGGCCATTCATGTGAACCCTGACTTTCTGAAACCG GGTATGGTTCCTGTGATGCCCGTCAACCCCACACTGCCCAGCGACATGGAGGAGATACTGCAGGCCAAGACTCGCGAACTGTTGGAGCTCAAGAAGCGTAAACTAGAGCTTGAGCTAGAGCAAACCAAAAAGCATTTAGAGGAGCAGGAGCGTCAGCTAAACCAGGCCACTGACGCGATAACTGGGGCTCCGATGATCATGCCTGCCCCGCCAGCAGCTGCTATTCGTCCGCCCATCATGGATCCCGGCCTTGCAATGCGTAATCAACGGGCTCCTGGAGCAATGCCCAATATGCCAGTGGCACCGCAG CAATTTGCCAACAAGCCAAAGGTAAATCCAGTCAATCCGGCGATGTTGAACTCTGTACGCCCGCGAGATCCGCGACTAGCCCGTCAAATGCAGCCGCAGGCAGCTCCCGCACGCAACGACCCCCGCCTGGAGGCCAAGTCCAGCTCCTCCTCACAAAAATCTAGTCGATCGCGCAGCAAATCGCCTGTGCGCAACAGCAGTAGTCGCTCGGGAAAGAGTGGAAACTCCCATCACAGCAGCTTGTCGAGCCGCAAGCGCAGCGAGTCCAAGAGCTCCACAGCCTCCTCGTCCTCATCGGGCTCTGATGTGCGACACAAGGGCGGCAACAGCAGCTCCACTAACCAATCGCCGGCAAAGCGATCCGGCAAGCACTCATCTAAGGAGCAGTCGGAACGCTATGTGCGGAATGGCTCTCCATCGGGATCATCGAAGCGCAAGAGCAGCTCTCCGAGTAGCTCGCCCTCCAAGTCAAAGCGCAGCGCTTCCCACAAATCTTCGTCCTCATCTTCGTCGCGAGGCAAGGCATCTTCAGGGCGATCGCGCAGTCGATCTCCACTCTTCATGGACGTTGACCTGCGCAGCAAGTCACCAGAGCCCAAGGCGACATCTCtacctccagcagcagcatctaAAGCACCAAATGATTTAGAGAAAC ccacagcagcatcatcatcatctctAGTCAGGCAGCCGTCGCCCAGTCCCTCGTCCCTTCCCTCGCAGGGTATTGTATCCGACGCCCTGCAGCAGTCGATCAACAAGTTGCTCCAGGTGCAAGGTGGCTCTGGTGTCGCCGAGAAGCGTCCCGCCGACGACCTGCCGCCTGAGATCGGCGACGAGGAGCAACCGCCGCAGCAGAAGCGCAGCAAGTCAACCAAACTGGATGC TCTCTTTGGCAGTGAAGATGTGGACTTGCGTCGCGAGATTCCAGCTGTGAAGCCAGGAGTAATCGTTGTGGAAGACGACTCCATGGATAACTGCGATGTCAGCAAG CCGACAAAGAAGTCTGCTTCGCCTCCAAAAAAGGCCACGTTGGAAGAACTGCGTGCCAAATTGGCAAATTCAGCTAGAATCCAAAATAAGCAGAGTAAGTCTG ATAAGGGAAAGGATCAGGCCGTCTCACAGCGCCTTAAGCAGCTCGCCGAGCTGAAAGTCAACGACGATTCCCAGGAAGCGCACGACGAGAAGATGCGCACGATTCTCAGCCAGGCCCAAGAGATGTACGAGAATCACAGCATGAATCAGGAGCAGTACAAGGATCTAGTGCAAAAAGTGGTGGCCATTAATGAGAACAGCAAGTTGAAGGATGCCCGACGACGAGACGATGATCTCGAGCGCAATGCGGCCAGGGATGCAGTGCTACGCAAGCGCATTCCCAAGCTGAAGGGCAACGAAAATCATTCCTCTGGCTCACCGCGTAGCGATGGTTCACCCCGCTACGAGGATCAGCCGACGCCCGCCCCTGAGAAAGCCCCAATCAAAAGGGATAAATCCAAGAGGGATGTAAAGCGTCGCAAGCCCAGCAAGTGGGGTGATCAAGTGGATCCGACTGCTGCCCAGCGCAGCGCTTGGCAATTACCACCCAATgtcaacaataataataataacatcaATAAGAGGGGCGGGATCCAAATGCCCGTTCAGCCCCAGGCTGCATTCCGTGGCATGCCTTGGCAACAGCCACCGGCCATGGTGATGGCCCAGTCTGCAGTTCCCCCGCCACCGCAACCGCCATCGATGATTGGTATGCCACCCGTGCCGCCCGTGACCATGACCAAGGCAATCAATTCCCTTGACAACCCCATGGCAGATGTGGTGCGCAGCATAACGATCGACGGAGGATCCAAGGAGATTCGCTTCTACAACCAGGTAGCCATCATCTTCATGGATGGCGATCAACCGCATGAAATTGGTTTCCAGCAGGGTCAGCGGGTCATCCTAATAGATCACAATGAACCACTACCGCTTTGCTTCAACGACGACTACAAGCCATTCCAGttggatggccagctgcaccGCATCCGCTTCGGCTTCCCGTCCCGCGAACTCTACATTGACGAGCACTGGTACGAGATCTACTTTGGTGGTCCCCCCGTGTCGCTGCCCATTGGAAACAAAATGCATGTCATCAAGGCAGAGGGTCCACCGCCCAACGTGGACATTGGTCGAGTGCGACGGGATCTTGTTGTAGGCAAGATCAATATGATTGTGGATGCGCACACTATTGTGCCGCTCTTCCTGGACGCCAGACAACAGACCTTCCAGCTGGGAGCGGAGCAACATTCGCTGCAATTTGTGGACAGTTTTCTATACGCTTTGCTCGATGGGCAGCTGCAGAAGATCGAATACGGTGGCCTTCCGAAGGGCATGACTCTAAATGGCGGTCGCAGCTGCTTCATTCGGTTTGGCACGTTGCCCAAGGGAGTCATAGCGGGCAAAACCCATGTGGCGGATATGGTGTACATTAAGACTGAAGCTCCGGCAGAGCCACCCAAGCCGCCTCCAATGATTGTGAAGCCACCGCCCGTGGTGGAGCAACCCAAACCGGCTCCTGTTGCTGCCATTCCTCCTATTTCGCTGccagcagccgccgctgcgCTGGAAAGCTTGAACATTAATGACTTGTTTCAAAAGCTTGTTTCCTCTGGAATAattggtggtgctgctgctgcgccggCTAAGCCAGCTGTAGATTCAGCACCCAAAGAAGCAGCTACGAAGTCCAGCGAAGCCTCACCTGcacctgcagcagctgctcctgctccagcgCCTGCTGGTCCCCCCTTGGAGCCCATCAAACGCATTGATCTCCGCAAGCCAGAGACCATCAAGACTCGCCAAGCGGCGGTCGTAGCCACGCTTTACCTGGGAATGCAGTGCAGCAGCTGTGGAGTACGCTTCCCACCAGAGCAAACCATAAAGTACAGCCAACACTTGGATTGGCACTTCCGCCAGAACAGGAGGGAGCGGGATTCCACTAGGAAGGTAACCTCCCGGCGATGGTTTTACGATCTCAATGATTGGCGGCAATACGAGGAAATCGAAGATGTGGAGGAGCGAGAAAAGAACTTCCTTGAGGCGCAGGGACAGCCTGGCGGTATTGAGGCCTTCGAGGAACTCTCTCAGCAACGGTCGCTGGATTCACCGGTGCCAACGTGCGCCGCTGGAACTGATGATGTGGATCACTGCTGCGATATGTGCCACGAGAAATTCGAGCAGTTCTACAACGAAGAGCTCGAGGAGTGGCATCTGCGATGCGCCATCCGTGTGGAGGACAAGATCTACCATCCACTGTGCTACGAGGACTTCAAGGCCTCGTTGAATCCCCCGGCGGAGGTGAAATCCGACAAGGATGTGGACATGAATAACACCGATGATAATGCCATGGATACGCTGATTAAAGTGGaagacgacgatgatgatgaag GTACAGCCAAACCACCGCAGCCAATTGTagatgacgatgacgacgatgTCATCGTGCTGCCCAATGAGGAGCCCAGTGTCACGGAGATcgtcgacgacgacgacgaggacgaaTATGTCCCGGGCAACGTGACACGAGCGGACATGGGCAACGAGTCCCAGGACAAGCCAGAGTCCAGTTCCTCCGAGACAAAGGAAGCGGAGAAAGAGAAGCTTGGTGAACAGCCCCAAAGCGAATCGGCCAACGAGTCGGATGTGGAAATCCAAGAGCCAAACATTCCCTTTACCGATCTGGACACCTATGTGGAGAAGGAGATGGATGAGGCCACCAGGGAGGCGCTGCTCAACGTGAAGATCAAGGAAGAGCCCAAGGACGAGTAtgaggacgacgaggacgatGGCTTCGAGGACGTGGGCACGGTGGTCTccctgctgccgctgcccgaCGACGAGATCTCCATACACAGCAGCG CAGAAACTCAAACACATACCATCGGCTCGTCGGCCTCGCCGGCCACCATTGAGCGGCCCGCATCGGTGACCTCGCTCTCCTTGCCCGCCAACGACGCGGACgaggtggagcagcaggcagatgccgccgccgccgataCGGAGGCGGAACTGAACGGAGAGAAGCAGGAGTCCACGCATAACCTGAGCGCAGTGGGTCCGGCGTTACCTTTGGCTAGCatagttaataaaataaagataaatatCACTAAGAATACGAGTAGTAATAGTCATAATAGTGCCTCCAACGCAACGACGACGGACACG